In Azospirillaceae bacterium, a genomic segment contains:
- a CDS encoding bestrophin family protein — MIVRNRPDLLRLFFILRGSIVPRIFPQMLFIFVLSAVVVWCHTTRPGLVPVFTGAPFTLLGIALSVFLGFRNSACYDRWWEARKDWGQLVYTCRDLARQSLILEGDNEGRAARRQLLRLAMAFAHACVCHLRPVVDQTKARRHLPASQLAGYEASRNRPDYVLRQMGQLLAEQRMEGRLGDIPFSVLDATLGRMSAVLAACERIRNTPVPFGYTLLLHRTAYLFCFLVPFGFADVLGWGTPFATALVAYTFFGLDALGDELEEPFGTLPNDLPIEALADTIEINLREALGETDLPPLPTPRDHLLM, encoded by the coding sequence ATGATCGTGCGGAACCGGCCTGACCTGTTGCGGCTGTTCTTCATCCTGCGGGGGTCCATCGTCCCCCGCATCTTCCCGCAGATGCTGTTCATCTTCGTGCTGTCGGCGGTGGTGGTGTGGTGTCACACCACGCGGCCGGGGCTGGTGCCGGTGTTCACCGGCGCGCCCTTCACCCTGCTGGGCATCGCGCTGTCGGTGTTCCTGGGCTTCCGCAACAGCGCCTGCTACGACCGCTGGTGGGAGGCGCGCAAGGATTGGGGGCAGCTGGTCTACACCTGCCGCGACCTGGCCCGGCAAAGCCTGATCCTGGAGGGTGATAACGAGGGCCGCGCGGCCCGCCGCCAGCTGCTGCGCCTGGCCATGGCCTTCGCCCATGCCTGCGTCTGCCACCTGCGGCCGGTGGTGGACCAGACCAAGGCCCGGCGCCACCTGCCGGCCAGCCAGCTGGCGGGGTATGAGGCGTCGCGCAACCGGCCGGATTACGTGCTGCGCCAGATGGGCCAGCTGCTGGCGGAGCAGCGGATGGAGGGGCGCCTGGGCGACATCCCGTTCAGCGTGCTGGACGCCACCCTGGGCCGCATGTCGGCGGTGCTGGCGGCGTGCGAGCGCATCCGCAACACGCCGGTGCCGTTCGGCTATACCCTGCTGCTGCACCGCACGGCCTATCTGTTCTGCTTCCTGGTGCCGTTCGGTTTCGCCGACGTGCTGGGCTGGGGTACGCCCTTCGCCACGGCCTTGGTCGCCTACACCTTCTTCGGCCTGGACGCCCTGGGCGATGAGTTGGAGGAGCCGTTCGGCACCCTGCCCAACGACCTGCCCATCGAGGCGCTGGCCGACACCATCGAGATCAACCTGCGCGAGGCCCTGGGCGAGACGGACCTGCCGCCCCTGCCGACGCCCCGCGACCATCTGCTGATGTGA
- a CDS encoding agmatine deiminase family protein: MTFTPGSPAAAGFVMPGEWHVHDRCWMAWPNREETFPNGLDAARRAYADVAKAIAEFEPVTIVAPPGEVATASLMCAGAAVSVIPVELSDSWIRDNGPSFVIDGKGGIGGVDWGFNAWGRNYDDFAADTQVAATVLQGLDIPRFQAPLVMEGGSFHVDGEGTLITTEECLLNPNRNPGLARGEIEGHLRDFLGVRGIVWLGQGYEQDETDGHIDEIACFIRPGLVLAMVTDDPADPNFATFQDNIERLSMATDARGRELDIVTLRTPARQEQAGVRLTLSYTNFYLANGGVVLPAFEDPMDAEAAKLFSRLYPDRKIVQVPALDIVRGGGGIHCITQQQPRR; encoded by the coding sequence ATGACCTTCACCCCCGGTTCCCCCGCCGCCGCCGGCTTTGTCATGCCCGGCGAATGGCACGTGCACGACCGCTGCTGGATGGCCTGGCCCAACCGGGAAGAGACCTTCCCCAACGGGCTGGACGCCGCCCGCCGGGCCTATGCCGACGTGGCCAAGGCCATCGCGGAGTTTGAGCCGGTAACCATCGTCGCCCCGCCGGGCGAGGTGGCCACTGCCTCGCTGATGTGCGCCGGTGCAGCCGTCAGTGTCATCCCGGTGGAGCTGTCGGACAGCTGGATTCGCGACAACGGTCCCAGCTTCGTCATCGACGGCAAGGGCGGTATCGGCGGCGTGGACTGGGGCTTCAACGCCTGGGGCCGCAATTACGACGACTTCGCCGCCGACACCCAGGTGGCGGCCACGGTGCTGCAGGGGCTGGACATCCCCCGCTTCCAGGCGCCCCTGGTGATGGAGGGCGGGTCCTTCCACGTGGACGGCGAAGGCACCCTGATCACCACCGAGGAATGCCTGCTGAACCCCAACCGCAATCCCGGCCTGGCGCGGGGCGAGATCGAGGGGCATCTGCGCGATTTCCTGGGCGTGCGCGGTATCGTCTGGCTGGGCCAGGGCTATGAGCAGGACGAGACCGACGGCCATATCGATGAGATCGCCTGCTTCATCCGGCCGGGCCTGGTGCTGGCCATGGTCACGGACGACCCCGCCGATCCCAACTTCGCCACCTTCCAGGACAATATCGAGCGCCTGTCCATGGCCACCGACGCCAGGGGGCGGGAACTGGACATCGTGACCCTGCGCACCCCGGCCCGCCAGGAACAGGCGGGCGTGCGCCTGACCCTGTCCTACACCAACTTCTACCTGGCCAACGGCGGCGTGGTCCTGCCGGCGTTCGAGGACCCCATGGATGCAGAGGCCGCCAAGCTGTTCAGCCGCCTCTACCCCGACCGCAAGATCGTGCAGGTGCCGGCGCTGGACATCGTGCGTGGCGGCGGCGGCATCCACTGCATCACCCAGCAGCAGCCCAGGCGCTGA
- a CDS encoding polyamine ABC transporter substrate-binding protein: MKKKLVPLLAGLVAAVGVAGAGIAWAQSKKVNVYNWSDYIGPTTLADFTKATGIQTKYDVYTDLETLEAKLLTGNSGYDVVVPSAQPTLRKFIQAKAVQKLDKSKIPNLKNLDPTLMARLAEVDPGNDYGVIYEWGTVGIGYNVDKVKAALGTDKIDSWKVVFDPESAKKLASCGIVILDSPADVLPSVLNYLGLPPSSEKSEDVKKAGELMAAIRPYIKTFVPSVIDPLASGDACVAIGYSGDVLQAQGRSGGKAKIDYAIPKEGAQLWFDTMAIPAGAPDVAEAHAYINYMLEPKVMADISNTVSYANAVPAALPMVKAEIRNDPRIYPPKEVMEKLFTIKQLAQRAEQERNRTWTRIKTGR, encoded by the coding sequence ATGAAAAAGAAGCTGGTGCCGCTGCTGGCGGGCTTGGTCGCGGCTGTGGGGGTCGCGGGTGCCGGGATCGCCTGGGCGCAGTCCAAGAAGGTCAACGTCTACAACTGGTCCGACTATATCGGGCCGACCACGCTGGCCGACTTCACCAAGGCCACCGGCATCCAGACCAAGTACGACGTCTACACCGACCTGGAAACGCTGGAGGCCAAGCTGCTGACCGGCAACTCCGGCTACGACGTGGTGGTGCCCTCGGCCCAGCCGACCTTGCGCAAGTTCATCCAGGCCAAGGCCGTCCAGAAGCTGGACAAGTCCAAGATCCCCAACCTGAAAAACCTGGACCCCACCCTGATGGCCCGGCTGGCCGAGGTCGATCCCGGCAACGACTATGGCGTCATCTACGAATGGGGCACTGTCGGCATCGGCTATAACGTCGATAAGGTCAAGGCGGCCCTGGGCACCGACAAGATCGACAGCTGGAAGGTGGTGTTCGATCCGGAAAGCGCCAAGAAGCTGGCCAGTTGCGGCATCGTCATCCTGGATAGCCCGGCCGACGTCCTGCCTTCCGTCCTGAACTATCTGGGCCTGCCGCCCAGCAGCGAGAAGTCCGAGGACGTGAAGAAGGCGGGTGAGCTGATGGCCGCCATCCGCCCCTATATCAAGACCTTCGTCCCCTCCGTCATCGATCCGCTGGCCAGCGGCGACGCCTGTGTGGCCATCGGTTATTCCGGTGACGTGCTGCAGGCCCAGGGCCGGTCCGGCGGCAAGGCGAAGATCGACTATGCCATCCCGAAGGAAGGCGCCCAGCTGTGGTTCGACACCATGGCCATCCCGGCGGGTGCGCCCGACGTGGCGGAGGCGCACGCCTACATCAACTATATGCTTGAACCCAAGGTGATGGCGGACATCAGCAACACCGTGTCCTACGCCAACGCGGTGCCCGCCGCCCTGCCCATGGTGAAGGCCGAAATCCGCAATGATCCGCGCATCTACCCGCCCAAGGAAGTGATGGAAAAGCTGTTCACCATCAAGCAGCTGGCCCAGCGGGCGGAACAGGAGCGCAACCGCACCTGGACGCGCATCAAGACCGGCCGCTGA
- a CDS encoding SDR family oxidoreductase, which translates to MIVVVGTGRLGQAIARRVGAGKHVLLADVREETAKAAVELFLDAGFEASAAVVDIASRDSVQALVERAAALGDITGLIHAAGVSPSMASPEVILKVDLYGTAMLLEEFGQVIAPGGSAVVIASQSGHRLGALTAAQDEALATLPAEELLALPMLQPDQVTDTLHAYQLSKRANVLRVKAEAVRWGRRGARVNAISPGIVITPLARHELSGPRGEGYNRMIELSPVGRAGTPDEVGTVGALLMGPDGAFITGSDFLMDGGVTASFFYGELKPS; encoded by the coding sequence GTGATCGTTGTTGTCGGCACCGGCCGGCTGGGCCAGGCCATCGCCCGGCGGGTGGGGGCCGGCAAGCATGTGCTGCTGGCCGACGTGCGGGAGGAGACCGCGAAGGCGGCGGTCGAACTGTTCCTGGACGCCGGCTTCGAGGCCAGCGCCGCGGTGGTGGACATCGCCTCACGCGACTCCGTCCAGGCCTTGGTCGAGCGGGCTGCGGCGCTGGGTGACATCACCGGGCTGATCCATGCCGCCGGTGTTTCGCCGTCGATGGCGTCGCCGGAAGTCATCCTGAAGGTTGATCTGTACGGCACGGCGATGCTGCTTGAGGAATTCGGCCAGGTCATCGCCCCGGGGGGATCGGCCGTCGTCATCGCGTCGCAGTCGGGCCACCGCCTGGGCGCCCTCACGGCCGCGCAGGACGAGGCGCTGGCCACCCTGCCGGCGGAGGAGCTTCTGGCGCTGCCCATGCTGCAGCCTGACCAGGTAACCGACACGCTGCACGCCTATCAGCTGTCCAAGCGCGCCAACGTCCTGCGGGTCAAGGCGGAGGCCGTGCGGTGGGGCCGGCGCGGCGCCCGTGTCAACGCGATCAGCCCGGGCATCGTCATCACCCCGCTGGCCCGGCATGAGCTTTCCGGCCCCCGGGGCGAGGGCTACAACCGCATGATCGAACTCAGCCCGGTCGGCCGGGCGGGAACGCCCGATGAGGTCGGCACCGTGGGTGCCTTGCTGATGGGACCGGACGGCGCCTTCATCACCGGCAGCGACTTCCTGATGGACGGCGGTGTCACGGCGTCCTTCTTCTATGGGGAGCTGAAGCCCAGCTGA
- a CDS encoding ABC transporter permease subunit: MAVTRRLGLTGRGGVILGPYAWLLLFFFVPFLIVLKISVAEPAVGIPPFTNLMEWVDGGLDLHVRFSGFQSLFEDNLYILAYLNSLKIAFISTLCCLALGYPMAYAIATAPEKRRGPLLMLVILPFWTSFLIRVYAWMSILKDEGLLNNLLMSLGLIHEPLKILYTDTAVYIGITYSYLPFMILPLYATLEKMDLTLLEAAADLGARPWKSFLTITLPLSLPGIVAGSLLVFIPAVGEFVIPSLLGGSDTLMIGRELWNLFFNSRDWPSASAVAIALLAFLVGPIMVFQHFQGRDQDKGAA; encoded by the coding sequence CTGGCCGTCACCCGGCGTTTGGGCCTGACCGGCCGGGGGGGCGTCATCCTGGGGCCCTACGCCTGGCTGTTGCTGTTCTTTTTCGTCCCCTTCCTGATCGTGCTGAAGATCAGCGTGGCGGAGCCGGCGGTGGGCATCCCGCCCTTCACCAACCTGATGGAGTGGGTGGACGGCGGCCTGGACCTGCACGTCCGCTTCAGCGGCTTCCAGTCCCTGTTCGAAGACAACCTGTACATCCTGGCTTATCTGAACTCGCTGAAGATCGCCTTCATCTCCACCCTGTGCTGCCTGGCGCTGGGTTACCCCATGGCCTACGCCATCGCCACGGCGCCGGAGAAGCGGCGCGGGCCGCTGCTGATGCTGGTGATCCTGCCGTTCTGGACCAGCTTCCTGATCCGCGTCTATGCGTGGATGAGCATCCTGAAGGATGAGGGGCTGCTGAATAACCTGTTGATGAGCCTGGGGCTTATCCACGAGCCGCTGAAGATCCTGTACACCGACACGGCGGTCTACATCGGCATCACCTATTCCTACCTGCCCTTCATGATCCTGCCGCTGTACGCCACGCTGGAAAAGATGGATCTCACGCTGCTGGAGGCGGCGGCCGATCTGGGCGCCCGCCCCTGGAAATCGTTCCTGACCATCACCCTGCCGCTGTCGCTGCCCGGCATCGTGGCGGGGTCGCTGCTGGTGTTCATCCCGGCGGTGGGGGAGTTCGTCATCCCGTCGCTGCTGGGCGGGTCGGACACGCTGATGATCGGGCGTGAGCTGTGGAACCTGTTCTTCAACAGCCGTGACTGGCCGTCGGCCTCGGCCGTGGCCATCGCCCTGCTGGCCTTCCTGGTGGGTCCGATCATGGTGTTCCAGCACTTCCAGGGCCGCGACCAGGACAAGGGGGCCGCGTGA
- a CDS encoding SRPBCC family protein, giving the protein MSDRIEKHVELAAPVERVWRALSDPVEFGTWFRVKLDGPFVPGQESRGRITYPGYEHVEWQATVVAVTPPRLLSYTWHPYAVDAARDYSDEEPTQVEFHLEPRDGGTHLTITESGFDNLPSARRAEALRMNEGGWIAQIHNLRAHLGDVED; this is encoded by the coding sequence ATGTCTGATCGCATTGAGAAGCACGTGGAACTGGCCGCTCCGGTCGAGCGGGTATGGCGGGCCCTATCCGACCCTGTCGAATTCGGCACCTGGTTCCGGGTGAAGCTGGACGGGCCCTTCGTCCCCGGCCAGGAATCGCGAGGCCGCATCACCTATCCGGGGTACGAGCATGTGGAATGGCAGGCGACGGTGGTGGCGGTGACGCCGCCCCGCCTGCTCTCCTACACCTGGCATCCCTATGCGGTGGATGCGGCGCGCGATTATTCGGACGAAGAGCCGACCCAGGTGGAATTCCACCTGGAGCCCCGCGACGGCGGCACCCACCTGACCATCACCGAAAGCGGCTTCGACAATTTGCCCAGCGCCCGCCGGGCGGAAGCCTTGCGCATGAACGAGGGCGGCTGGATCGCCCAGATCCATAATCTTCGCGCGCATCTCGGCGATGTGGAAGACTAA
- the potA gene encoding polyamine ABC transporter ATP-binding protein: MSDAPDPRPKPAASTNGKGQAAKFEPWRDPDAQPYVRVEKVVKRFGDFTAVDNVSLSIYRGEFFSLLGGSGSGKTTLLRMLAGFEQPTEGRIFIDGVDMAGIPPYDRPVNMMFQSYALFPHMTVENNVAFGLRQDGMPKAEIKTRVAEMLDLVKLGAFAKRKPHQLSGGQRQRVALARSLVKKPKLLLLDEPLGALDKRLREQTQFELVNIQEKLGITFVVVTHDQEEAMTMSSRIAVMDHGHIAQVGTPTEIYEYPNSRFTAEFIGSVNMFEGDIVESEADHSLIRSAEAGCDLYVTHAAHLPEGNRAWVAIRPEKVSISKEKPADVVEGRNVTRGIVREIAYLGDISIYQIDLPSGKRVRATAPNVTRRTELPITWEDEVWLCWRPFAGVVLTD, translated from the coding sequence ATGTCCGACGCCCCCGACCCCCGTCCCAAGCCGGCCGCCAGCACCAACGGCAAAGGCCAGGCCGCGAAGTTCGAGCCGTGGCGCGATCCCGACGCCCAGCCCTATGTGCGGGTGGAAAAGGTGGTGAAGCGCTTCGGCGACTTCACGGCCGTGGACAATGTCAGCCTGTCGATCTACCGGGGGGAGTTCTTCTCGCTGCTGGGCGGGTCGGGCTCGGGCAAAACCACGCTGCTGCGCATGCTGGCCGGTTTCGAACAGCCGACCGAGGGCCGCATCTTCATCGACGGCGTCGACATGGCGGGCATCCCGCCCTACGACCGCCCGGTCAACATGATGTTCCAGTCCTACGCCCTGTTCCCGCATATGACGGTGGAGAACAATGTGGCCTTCGGCCTGCGCCAGGACGGCATGCCCAAAGCGGAGATCAAGACCCGCGTGGCGGAGATGCTGGATTTGGTGAAGTTGGGCGCCTTCGCCAAGCGCAAGCCGCACCAGCTGTCGGGCGGCCAGCGCCAGCGCGTGGCCCTGGCGCGATCACTGGTGAAAAAGCCCAAGCTGCTGCTGCTGGACGAACCGCTGGGCGCGCTGGACAAGCGCCTGCGCGAACAGACGCAGTTTGAGCTGGTGAACATCCAGGAAAAGCTGGGCATCACCTTCGTGGTGGTGACCCACGACCAGGAGGAGGCGATGACCATGTCCAGCCGCATCGCGGTGATGGACCACGGCCACATCGCCCAGGTGGGCACGCCGACCGAGATCTACGAATACCCCAACAGCCGCTTCACGGCGGAGTTCATCGGGTCGGTGAACATGTTCGAGGGGGACATCGTGGAGTCCGAGGCCGACCATTCCCTCATCCGCTCGGCCGAGGCCGGCTGCGACCTCTACGTCACCCACGCCGCCCATCTGCCGGAGGGCAACCGCGCCTGGGTCGCCATCCGGCCGGAAAAGGTGAGCATCAGCAAAGAGAAGCCGGCCGATGTGGTGGAGGGCCGCAACGTCACCCGCGGCATCGTGCGTGAGATCGCCTATCTGGGCGACATCTCCATCTACCAGATCGATCTGCCCAGTGGTAAGCGGGTGCGGGCGACGGCGCCCAACGTCACCCGCCGCACGGAATTGCCCATCACGTGGGAGGATGAGGTCTGGCTGTGCTGGCGCCCGTTCGCCGGCGTCGTCCTGACGGATTGA
- a CDS encoding zinc-dependent alcohol dehydrogenase family protein, with the protein MLGTMLYGARDVRYVDMPEPKILKPTDAIIRLAATCVCGSDLWPYRGIGGVDGPKAMGHEYCGIVEEVGAEVTTVKPGQFVVGSFCISDNTCPHCQFGFQSSCEQREFMSGAQSPLARVPLADGTLVALDKVPDDDLIPSLLAVSDVLGTGWYAADAACVRPGCTVAVVGDGAVGLMGVLAAKQMGAARIIAMSRHKSRQDLALEFGATDIIAERGDDGVAKVKELTRGVGADAVLECVGMQESMWQAINCARPGAMIGYVGVPHGVEFDGQKLFFAQKGLMGGPAPVRRFLPDLIDRVLTRKINPGKVFDLTLPLADVAEGYRAMDERRTIKTLLRV; encoded by the coding sequence GTGCTTGGAACCATGCTCTATGGCGCGCGCGATGTCCGGTATGTGGACATGCCCGAGCCGAAGATCCTGAAGCCGACCGACGCCATCATCCGCCTGGCCGCGACCTGTGTTTGCGGATCGGACCTTTGGCCTTACCGGGGGATCGGCGGTGTCGATGGGCCCAAGGCGATGGGCCATGAATATTGCGGCATCGTGGAGGAGGTGGGGGCCGAGGTCACCACCGTGAAGCCCGGCCAGTTCGTCGTCGGTTCCTTCTGCATTTCCGACAACACCTGCCCGCATTGCCAATTCGGTTTCCAGTCCTCCTGCGAACAGCGGGAGTTCATGTCGGGCGCGCAGTCGCCCCTGGCCCGCGTGCCGCTGGCCGACGGCACCCTGGTCGCGCTGGACAAGGTGCCCGACGACGATCTGATCCCCAGCCTGCTGGCCGTGTCCGACGTGCTGGGCACCGGCTGGTACGCCGCCGACGCGGCATGCGTGCGGCCCGGTTGTACCGTGGCCGTGGTCGGTGACGGTGCCGTCGGCCTGATGGGTGTGCTGGCGGCCAAGCAGATGGGGGCGGCCCGCATCATCGCCATGAGCCGGCATAAGAGCCGCCAGGACCTGGCGCTGGAATTCGGCGCCACGGACATCATTGCCGAACGGGGTGACGACGGCGTGGCCAAGGTCAAGGAACTGACCAGGGGTGTGGGCGCCGACGCCGTGCTGGAATGTGTCGGCATGCAGGAATCGATGTGGCAGGCCATCAACTGCGCCCGTCCAGGCGCCATGATCGGTTACGTCGGCGTGCCGCATGGCGTGGAGTTCGACGGGCAGAAGCTGTTCTTCGCACAGAAGGGCCTGATGGGCGGCCCCGCCCCGGTGCGGCGCTTCCTGCCGGACCTGATCGATAGGGTGCTGACCCGCAAGATCAACCCGGGCAAGGTCTTCGACCTGACGCTGCCCCTGGCGGACGTGGCCGAAGGCTACCGCGCCATGGATGAGCGCCGCACCATCAAGACGCTGCTGCGCGTCTGA
- a CDS encoding AidA/PixA family protein → MSTLAHVGKLVYVQTVFDTATLVSNYGHSTDCSTPTGLPHPNSDPNFKTWVYMLTNWNDQLSGQATGNLNIQATVNDLVNWRSTSLSSNTGDAAVIYKITTSTGGVITPPMMIISNPSEPFPPASMTGATSWPCPCNTEEDTVVDFYWQSTVLKAGSTAYQVYFFIDTEDATGKKVRYFYWWDPTITVQQS, encoded by the coding sequence ATGTCAACTCTCGCTCACGTTGGTAAGCTTGTATATGTCCAGACCGTGTTCGACACGGCGACGCTGGTGAGCAACTATGGGCACAGCACGGACTGCAGCACCCCGACCGGGCTGCCGCATCCGAACAGCGATCCGAATTTCAAGACCTGGGTCTACATGCTGACCAACTGGAACGATCAGCTTTCCGGCCAGGCCACCGGCAACCTGAACATTCAGGCCACCGTCAACGACCTGGTGAACTGGCGGTCGACGTCGCTGTCGTCCAACACCGGCGACGCCGCCGTGATCTACAAGATCACCACAAGCACCGGTGGTGTGATCACACCGCCGATGATGATTATCAGCAATCCGTCGGAGCCCTTTCCACCGGCCAGCATGACCGGCGCGACCAGCTGGCCGTGCCCTTGCAATACGGAGGAAGATACCGTCGTCGATTTTTACTGGCAGTCCACCGTGCTTAAAGCCGGCAGCACCGCCTATCAAGTCTATTTCTTCATTGATACCGAGGATGCTACCGGCAAAAAGGTGCGTTATTTCTACTGGTGGGATCCCACCATCACCGTGCAACAGTCCTGA
- a CDS encoding ABC transporter permease subunit, with product MRKSRLPMVLLGLGLAFLYLPILLLVAYSFNDNRSLTVWTGFSLRWYHELIEDGQMLGAAWLSLRIAFATACGAVVLGTLAGMMLARFGAFRGRALFAGMISAPLVMPEVILGLALLLLFVSLEQLVGWPAGRGVLTIILAHITFTMSFVAVVIQSRLVSMDISLEEAAMDLGARPAKVFFVITLPIIAPAIVSGWLLAFTLSLDDLVITSFVSGPGSTTLPMIVFSSIRLGLKPEINALATIVVAVVASGIGLAGFLEARRARIREQEESQAGKV from the coding sequence ATGAGAAAGTCGCGCCTGCCGATGGTGCTGCTGGGCCTGGGCCTGGCGTTCCTGTACCTGCCCATCCTGTTGCTGGTGGCCTATTCCTTCAACGACAACCGGTCGCTGACCGTTTGGACCGGCTTCTCCCTGCGCTGGTACCATGAGCTGATCGAGGACGGTCAGATGCTGGGGGCGGCGTGGCTGTCGCTGCGCATCGCCTTCGCCACCGCCTGTGGTGCCGTCGTGCTGGGCACCCTGGCCGGCATGATGCTGGCCCGCTTCGGCGCCTTCCGCGGCCGGGCGCTGTTCGCCGGCATGATCTCCGCCCCGCTGGTGATGCCGGAAGTCATCCTGGGTCTGGCGCTGTTGCTGCTGTTCGTCAGCCTGGAACAGCTGGTCGGTTGGCCGGCGGGCCGGGGTGTGTTGACCATCATCCTGGCGCACATCACCTTCACCATGTCCTTCGTGGCGGTGGTGATCCAGTCGCGCCTGGTCAGCATGGACATCTCCCTGGAAGAGGCGGCGATGGATTTGGGCGCGCGGCCGGCCAAGGTGTTCTTCGTCATCACCCTGCCCATCATCGCCCCCGCCATCGTGTCCGGCTGGCTGCTGGCCTTCACCCTGTCGCTGGACGATCTGGTGATCACCAGTTTCGTCTCCGGCCCCGGGTCCACCACCCTGCCGATGATCGTCTTCTCCTCCATCCGCCTGGGCCTGAAGCCGGAGATCAACGCGCTGGCCACCATCGTGGTGGCGGTGGTCGCCAGCGGCATCGGCCTGGCCGGCTTCCTGGAGGCCCGCCGCGCCCGTATCCGCGAGCAGGAGGAAAGCCAGGCGGGCAAGGTCTGA
- a CDS encoding monovalent cation:proton antiporter-2 (CPA2) family protein, with protein sequence MTDTSGVDLVQIVAVLGAGVVAAPVFTRLGFGSILGYLAAGLAIGPYGFRVLSDPAAVLHFAELGVVMFLFLIGLEMRPAKLWALRRQIFGLGMAQAAVCGALMIIAGVLAGFPPAVAFVAAMGFAQSSTAAIIQTLEEKGEMTTPFGQRAMSILLLEDLSVVPLLACVALLAPAASHHDLRGSWMGVVVAAAAVAAVVAAGRWVLNPLFGLLAGSKVREVMTAAALAVVLGTALLMESSGLSMAMGAFLAGVLLSGSGFRHQLEADIEPFRGLLLGLFFMAVGMSLDLGVVAAEWRLVLLVLLACVVTKGAGIYAVARLSGADCREAIQRTTLFAQGGEFAFVLYAAGTAAGVLDGQINAVMTATVILSMVLTPMTVRLVWSVLPAPAPDTDGLARPDGLHGAVLVIGFGRFGQVVSQTLLARGLDVTIIDTDVEMIQAAGNFGFQIYYGDGTNLDVLHASGAGNARAVAVCVDDKDTANKIVDLVQSSFPHAGLLVRAYDRRHTLHLIAAGVDLQVRETWESALAFGQSALEFLGLSAEEAAETAEEVRRRDQERLALEQASGRLIGLKQFLPTEPKPTPLFQAGKARPLTPETREIAEQGANS encoded by the coding sequence GTGACCGACACATCCGGCGTCGACCTGGTGCAGATCGTGGCCGTGCTGGGGGCCGGCGTGGTGGCCGCACCCGTGTTCACGCGGCTGGGCTTCGGGTCCATCCTGGGTTACCTGGCCGCCGGTCTGGCCATCGGGCCCTATGGGTTCCGCGTGCTGTCCGATCCCGCCGCCGTGCTGCACTTCGCCGAACTGGGCGTGGTGATGTTCCTGTTCCTGATCGGGCTGGAGATGCGGCCGGCCAAGCTGTGGGCGCTCCGCCGGCAGATCTTCGGCCTGGGCATGGCGCAGGCGGCGGTGTGCGGTGCCTTGATGATCATCGCCGGCGTGCTTGCGGGCTTCCCGCCGGCGGTGGCCTTCGTCGCTGCCATGGGCTTCGCCCAGTCCTCCACCGCCGCCATCATCCAGACGCTGGAGGAGAAGGGGGAGATGACCACCCCCTTCGGCCAGCGCGCCATGTCCATCTTGCTGCTGGAGGATTTGTCGGTCGTCCCCTTGCTGGCCTGCGTCGCCCTGCTGGCACCGGCGGCCAGCCATCATGATCTGCGCGGCAGCTGGATGGGGGTGGTGGTGGCCGCCGCCGCCGTGGCCGCCGTGGTGGCGGCCGGCCGTTGGGTGCTGAACCCGCTGTTCGGCCTGCTGGCCGGTTCCAAGGTGCGGGAGGTGATGACGGCCGCCGCCCTGGCCGTGGTGCTGGGCACGGCCCTGCTGATGGAAAGTTCCGGCCTGTCCATGGCCATGGGCGCCTTCCTCGCGGGCGTGCTGCTGTCGGGCTCGGGCTTCCGCCATCAGCTGGAGGCGGATATCGAGCCGTTCCGCGGCCTGCTGCTGGGGCTGTTCTTCATGGCGGTGGGCATGTCGCTGGACCTGGGCGTCGTGGCGGCCGAATGGCGCCTGGTGCTGCTGGTGCTGCTGGCCTGCGTGGTGACCAAGGGGGCCGGCATCTATGCCGTGGCCCGGCTGTCCGGCGCCGATTGCCGCGAGGCCATCCAGCGCACCACCCTGTTCGCCCAAGGCGGCGAGTTCGCCTTCGTGCTGTATGCCGCCGGCACGGCGGCCGGGGTGCTGGACGGCCAGATCAATGCCGTCATGACCGCCACCGTCATCCTGTCCATGGTGCTGACGCCCATGACGGTGCGCCTGGTGTGGTCGGTCCTGCCGGCCCCGGCGCCGGACACCGACGGGCTGGCCCGCCCCGACGGCCTGCATGGTGCGGTACTGGTCATCGGTTTCGGCCGCTTTGGCCAGGTGGTCAGCCAGACGCTGCTGGCGCGCGGCCTGGACGTCACCATCATCGACACGGATGTGGAGATGATCCAGGCGGCCGGCAATTTCGGCTTCCAGATCTATTACGGCGACGGCACCAACCTGGACGTGCTGCACGCGTCGGGTGCCGGCAACGCGCGGGCGGTGGCCGTGTGCGTGGACGACAAGGACACCGCCAACAAGATCGTGGACCTGGTGCAGTCCAGCTTCCCCCACGCCGGCCTGCTGGTGCGCGCCTACGACCGCCGCCACACCCTGCACCTGATCGCCGCCGGCGTGGACCTGCAGGTGCGTGAGACCTGGGAATCGGCGCTGGCCTTTGGCCAAAGCGCCCTGGAGTTTCTGGGACTGTCGGCGGAAGAAGCCGCCGAGACGGCGGAGGAGGTCCGCCGCCGCGACCAGGAACGCCTGGCGCTGGAACAGGCCAGCGGCCGCCTGATCGGCCTGAAGCAGTTCCTGCCGACGGAGCCCAAGCCCACCCCGCTGTTCCAGGCTGGCAAGGCGCGGCCGTTGACACCGGAAACACGCGAGATCGCGGAGCAGGGCGCCAACAGCTGA